The Caldilineales bacterium DNA segment GGGAACCGCCCTGGACGAACTGACCCGACGCGACCAGGAGACGGCCCTGATCACGCTCTGCATCGGCGGCGGGATGGGCATTGCCACCATTATCGAGCGAGTGTGAACCATGATCCGTTACGAAAAAGACGACAGCCAGATCGTCACCCTGACGATTGACATGCCCGGACGGGCGGTGAATGTGATCAATGAGGGCCTGGCCGCGGCCTTTGGCGAGGCCATTGACCGCCTGGCCGCCGACGCCGCCGTGGCCGGCGTGATTCTCACTTCGGCCAAGTCCAGCTTCATCGTCGGGGCCGACATCGAGATGTTGCAGAAGATGAGCGACCCGGCGGCGACCTTTGCCCAGGTGGAGGCGCAGAAGGCGCTGTTTCGCCGCTTGGAAAGGCTGGGCAAGCCGGTCGTGGCGGCGCTGAACGGCACGGCGTTGGGCGGCGGGCTGGAGGTGGCGCTGGCCTGCCATTACCGGGTCGCCCTGGATCGGCCCGACAGCCGCTTCGGCTTCCCCGAGGTGACGCTGGGATTGCTGCCCGGCGGCGGCGGCATCGTGCGCCTGACGCGGCTGCTGGGCTTGCAGGCGGCCTTCCCCTATCTGATGGAAGGGACGCAGTTGACGCCGAAGGAGGCCGCAGCGGCCGGGCTGATTCAGGCGCTGGCCGCCGACCCTGCCGAGATGATGCAGCAGGCGCGGGCGTGGATCCAGGCCAATCCGCAGGCGGCGCAGCCGTGGGATCGGCCGGGCTATCGCCTGCCCGGCGGCGACCCGCAGCGCCCGCAGGTGGCGCAGATGATCTCAGTGGCGCCGGCGGCGCTCAGACAGAAGACCTTTGGCAACTACCCGGCGCCGGAGGCGATCTTGAGCGTGATGGTGGATGGGGCTTTGGTTGATTTCGAGACCGCCAGCCGCATCGAATCGCGCGCCTTCACCCAACTGGCGACGGGGCCGACGGCGAAGAACATGATCAACGCCTTCTGGTTCCAGCTCAACGAGATCAAGAAGGGGCGCAGCCGTCCGCACGCGATCGCGCCCACCGAGACGAAGAAGGTAGGCGTCCTGGGGGCGGGCATGATGGGGCATGGCATCGCCTATGTGAGCGCGCTGGCGGGGCTGGAGGTGGTGCTCAAGGATGCCACGGCGGAGAAGGCGGCGGCGGGCAAGGCGCGCATCGAGGGCCTGCTCGACGGCCGTCTGCGCCAGAACCGCATCACGGCGCAGCAGAAGGCCGCCATCCTCGACCGCATCCAGGTCAGCGGCGCCGCCGCCGACCTGGCGGGGTGCGACCTGGTGATCGAGGCGGTGTTCGAGAATCGCGAGCTGAAAGCGGCGGTGACGCGCGAGACCGAGGCCCATCTGGCGGACGACGCCGTTTTCGCCTCCAACACCTCCACCCTTCCCATCACCGGCCTGGCCACGGCCGCCGCCCGCCCCCAGAGTTTCGTCGGCCTGCACTTCTTCTCGCCCGTGCCGCAGATGAAGCTGGTGGAGATCATCCGCGGCCAGCAGACCTCAGACCGGGCGCTGGCCACAGCCTTCGATTTCGTGCTCAAGATTCAGAAGACGCCGATCGTGGTCAACGACAGCCGCGGTTTCTACACCTCGCGGGTCTTCACGCTGTACGTTTACGAAGGGATGGCCATGCTGGCCGAGGGGCAGCCGGCGCGCACGATCGAGATGGCCGGTCTGCAGGCGGGGATGCCCATTGGCCCGCTGGCCGTGTCGGACGAGGTCAACCTGGGGTTGGCGCTGGAAGTGCGTGAACTGGCCCGCAGGGAGCTGGCCGCCGAGGGTCGCACCCTGCCGGGCCACCCGGCGGATGAGGTCTTGCAGAAGATGGTGCGCGCGGCGCAGCGGGCGGGCAAGGCGCA contains these protein-coding regions:
- a CDS encoding enoyl-CoA hydratase/isomerase family protein, yielding MIRYEKDDSQIVTLTIDMPGRAVNVINEGLAAAFGEAIDRLAADAAVAGVILTSAKSSFIVGADIEMLQKMSDPAATFAQVEAQKALFRRLERLGKPVVAALNGTALGGGLEVALACHYRVALDRPDSRFGFPEVTLGLLPGGGGIVRLTRLLGLQAAFPYLMEGTQLTPKEAAAAGLIQALAADPAEMMQQARAWIQANPQAAQPWDRPGYRLPGGDPQRPQVAQMISVAPAALRQKTFGNYPAPEAILSVMVDGALVDFETASRIESRAFTQLATGPTAKNMINAFWFQLNEIKKGRSRPHAIAPTETKKVGVLGAGMMGHGIAYVSALAGLEVVLKDATAEKAAAGKARIEGLLDGRLRQNRITAQQKAAILDRIQVSGAAADLAGCDLVIEAVFENRELKAAVTRETEAHLADDAVFASNTSTLPITGLATAAARPQSFVGLHFFSPVPQMKLVEIIRGQQTSDRALATAFDFVLKIQKTPIVVNDSRGFYTSRVFTLYVYEGMAMLAEGQPARTIEMAGLQAGMPIGPLAVSDEVNLGLALEVRELARRELAAEGRTLPGHPADEVLQKMVRAAQRAGKAQGAGFYEYPTGGKKYLWPGLRDLFPASGEKLSQQEMIERLMFVQALETARCYAEGVVTSAADANLGSILGWGFAPFKGGTLQYINDYGLPAFVQRSQQLAAKYGNRFSPPVLLVEMAARGATF